Proteins encoded together in one Telopea speciosissima isolate NSW1024214 ecotype Mountain lineage chromosome 4, Tspe_v1, whole genome shotgun sequence window:
- the LOC122657753 gene encoding UDP-glucose flavonoid 3-O-glucosyltransferase 7-like, which yields MGSETHKQFHAFFVPLMAQGHLIPMTDITRLFASRGVKVTILTTPSNASLFSNTIDRDVQLGLDISVQLIPFPSVEARLPEGCENLSSTTSPSMTNNFSKALDLLQPPFEFKLLQQQHPADCIISDMFFPWVTDSAIKLGILRFIFHGTSFFSCCVMDSIKRYAPHENLKSDSYPFIVPRLPDQIELTRSQVPETKSEFAELLERVRKSEERSYGVLVNNFYELEPAYADHYKKVIGRTAWDIGPISLRNRDFADKAQRGNSSSYNIDGHEYCLNWLDKKKSNLVLYVCFGSVTRFTASQLLEITMALDTSGHPFIWVVRSEEREIPEGFKERNEGKGLIIRDWAPQVLILDHPAVGGFVTHCGWNSTLESVSAGVPMITWPLFAEQFYNEKLVTQVLRIGVSVGANEWSGFVGERNAAAVKREDIETAVDQLMGGGEEAERMRSRATELK from the exons ATGGGTTCTGAAACTCATAAACAATTTCACGCCTTCTTCGTCCCACTCATGGCTCAGGGCCACTTGATCCCAATGACAGATATCACCAGGCTATTTGCAAGCCGTGGTGTGAAGGTGACTATACTCACCACTCCCTCCAACGCATCTCTCTTTTCCAACACCATTGATCGTGATGTACAATTAGGTCTTGACATCTCTGTTCAACTCATCCCATTCCCTTCAGTCGAGGCTAGATTACCAGAAGGATGCGAGAACCTTAGTTCTACTACTTCCCCTTCCATGACCAACAACTTCTCGAAGGCTCTAGACTTGCTCCAACCACCCTTCGAGTTTAAacttct acaacaacaacatcctGCTGATTGTATCATATCTGACATGTTCTTCCCCTGGGTTACGGACTCGGCTATCAAGCTTGGAATTCTGAGGTTTATCTTCCATGGGACCAGTTTCTTTTCCTGCTGTGTCATGGACAGCATAAAACGTTATGCCCCTCATGAGAACCTTAAATCCGATTCGTATCCATTCATCGTGCCGCGCCTTCCCGATCAAATAGAGCTCACAAGATCGCAGGTGCCCGAAACCAAAAGTGAGTTTGCCGAGTTGCTTGAACGCGTTAGAAAATCAGAAGAAAGAAGCTATGGAGTCTTGGTTAACAACTTTTATGAGTTGGAGCCAGCTTATGCTGATCACTACAAGAAGGTCATAGGAAGGACGGCATGGGACATAGGCCCTATTTCACTCAGAAACAGAGATTTTGCGGATAAGGCTCAGAGGGGAAACAGTAGCAGTTACAATATTGATGGACACGAGTACTGCCTGAATTGGCTTGACAAGAAGAAATCGAACTTGGTTCTCTACGTGTGCTTCGGAAGTGTGACCCGATTCACGGCTTCTCAACTACTAGAGATTACTATGGCCCTTGACACTTCTGGACACCCATTCATTTGGGTTGTGAGGTCCgaggagagggagatcccagaaGGGTTTAAAGAGAGGAATGAGGGGAAGGGTCTGATAATAAGGGATTGGGCACCTCAAGTTTTGATACTGGACCATCCAGCCGTGGGAGGGTTTGTGACCCATTGTGGATGGAACTCGACTCTTGAAAGTGTGAGTGCAGGGGTGCCCATGATCACTTGGCCTTTATTTGCAGAGCAGTTCTACAATGAGAAGCTGGTGACACAAGTGTTGAGGATAGGAGTGAGTGTGGGGGCTAATGAATGGAGTGGATTCGTAGGAGAGAGAAATGCAGCTGCAGTGAAGAGAGAGGACATAGAGACGGCTGTGGATCAGTTGATGGGTGGTGGAGAAGAAGCAGAGCGAATGAGGAGTCGAGCTACAGAGCTCAAATAG